The following coding sequences are from one Rhodothermales bacterium window:
- the trpS gene encoding tryptophan--tRNA ligase, translating to MSPLHPSPSPAPFPDIVVSGIQPSGTLHLGNWFGAIRQHIALHKGGPSYFFIVNYHALTTLHDAAALRRYSMDVALDYLALGFDPEASSLFLQSDIPQVNELAWIFYTLTPVSQLEKGVSYKDKVAQGLSANAGLFNYPVLQAADILVYGGTQVPVGADQKQNIEICRDLAMRFNDRFAAPDAPILPVPEPYILDQVAIVPGLDGRKMSKSYDNTIGIFDEGKELKRKVMSIVTDSTPLEEPKDPDTCNVFALIRLFADDEDRERIADAYRSGGYGYGHAKKELLAMITDAFAEARERRRELAKRPDDVMDILREGGRKGRERASQVMEPVREAVGLITTY from the coding sequence ATGAGTCCTTTGCATCCGTCGCCGTCTCCCGCCCCGTTTCCGGACATCGTGGTCTCGGGTATCCAGCCCTCCGGCACCCTGCACCTGGGCAACTGGTTCGGTGCCATTCGGCAGCATATAGCCCTGCACAAGGGCGGCCCTTCGTACTTCTTCATCGTGAACTACCACGCGCTGACGACGCTGCACGATGCAGCTGCGCTCCGTCGGTATTCCATGGATGTGGCGCTCGACTACCTTGCCCTCGGTTTCGACCCTGAGGCATCGAGTCTATTCCTCCAGAGCGATATCCCCCAGGTGAATGAACTGGCGTGGATATTCTATACCCTGACGCCGGTCTCACAGCTGGAAAAGGGGGTGTCCTACAAGGACAAGGTGGCCCAGGGGCTTTCAGCGAATGCCGGACTTTTCAATTACCCGGTCCTTCAGGCGGCCGATATTCTGGTCTACGGCGGGACGCAGGTGCCGGTCGGTGCCGACCAGAAACAGAATATCGAAATCTGTCGTGACCTGGCCATGCGATTCAATGACCGGTTCGCAGCGCCCGATGCCCCCATCCTGCCCGTTCCCGAGCCGTATATCCTGGACCAGGTAGCGATCGTTCCGGGATTGGACGGGCGCAAGATGTCCAAAAGCTACGACAACACGATCGGGATCTTCGACGAGGGGAAGGAACTGAAGCGCAAGGTCATGTCCATCGTGACCGACTCGACCCCGCTGGAAGAACCCAAGGATCCGGATACCTGCAACGTTTTTGCCCTCATCCGGCTGTTCGCCGATGACGAGGACCGCGAGCGTATTGCAGACGCCTACCGGAGCGGCGGATATGGCTACGGTCACGCCAAGAAGGAATTGCTGGCCATGATTACCGACGCGTTCGCCGAAGCGCGCGAGCGCCGTCGGGAGTTGGCCAAGCGGCCGGACGACGTGATGGACATCCTGCGGGAGGGGGGGCGGAAAGGACGCGAGCGCGCCAGTCAGGTCATGGAGCCGGTCCGGGAAGCCGTCGGCCTGATTACCACGTACTGA
- a CDS encoding aminodeoxychorismate/anthranilate synthase component II yields the protein MILVIDNYDSFTWNLVHLVARTQADVKVVRNDEWSVDHVMAARPDGILISPGPGRPADAGVSMELIRALGASIPILGVCLGHQAIGEVYGGTVTYAPTLMHGKTSEIVHTGLGVFHDIPSPCIATRYHSLVVERNSLPDSLLVTAETRDGVIMGLKHASHPVEGIQFHPESLLTADGPHMIDTWVTACMTS from the coding sequence ATGATCCTTGTCATTGACAACTACGACTCGTTCACGTGGAACCTGGTCCACCTTGTGGCCCGGACGCAGGCCGACGTCAAGGTGGTCCGGAACGACGAGTGGTCCGTGGACCATGTGATGGCCGCGCGGCCCGATGGCATCCTGATTTCACCCGGTCCCGGGCGTCCAGCGGACGCCGGCGTATCCATGGAACTCATCCGGGCGTTGGGGGCATCGATCCCCATCCTCGGCGTCTGCCTGGGGCACCAGGCCATCGGTGAGGTCTACGGCGGAACGGTCACGTATGCACCCACGCTCATGCATGGCAAAACATCCGAGATCGTGCACACGGGCCTGGGGGTGTTCCATGATATTCCGTCCCCTTGCATTGCAACACGATATCACTCGCTGGTCGTGGAGAGGAATTCCCTGCCGGACAGCCTCTTGGTCACGGCAGAAACCCGGGACGGCGTCATCATGGGACTCAAACACGCCTCGCACCCTGTTGAAGGTATCCAATTCCATCCGGAAAGCCTGCTTACGGCCGATGGACCGCACATGATTGACACGTGGGTGACTGCATGCATGACCTCCTGA
- the trpD gene encoding anthranilate phosphoribosyltransferase, with product MHDLLTRIAEHESLTRHDAARAMELMLGGQASPEQIAAFLVGLRARGETLEELVGLTGSMRSFAVKVDAPANAMDIVGTGGDRSGTFNISTAASLVCAGAGVTVAKHGNRSVSSKCGSADVLEALGVRTELGKEGIEYCLREAGIAFLFAPFFHPALKHVMPVRRALGVRTCFNILGPLCNPAGVRRQLIGAFSKDVARMMAHILVELGSESVVCVHAHDGLDEISLSGPTTVFRLTHPGEPLSEHTISPFDYGMAPAPLSEILGGDAARNAAIVRSILEGKPGAPRDIVVLNAAFALLVSGTVTTVRDGLDRARTAIDSGAAAEALERLAAASHAAP from the coding sequence ATGCATGACCTCCTGACCCGGATAGCCGAACACGAATCGTTGACCCGTCACGATGCCGCCAGGGCCATGGAACTCATGCTCGGGGGGCAGGCGTCGCCCGAGCAGATTGCGGCCTTCCTAGTGGGCCTGCGCGCGCGCGGCGAAACGCTCGAGGAACTCGTCGGCCTGACCGGCAGCATGCGGTCGTTCGCCGTCAAGGTGGATGCGCCCGCAAACGCCATGGACATCGTGGGCACGGGGGGGGATCGGAGTGGAACGTTCAACATCTCCACCGCTGCATCCCTGGTCTGCGCCGGAGCCGGTGTCACCGTGGCCAAGCATGGCAATCGGTCCGTTTCGTCCAAATGTGGTTCGGCAGACGTACTGGAGGCGCTCGGCGTTCGGACGGAACTCGGCAAGGAGGGCATAGAATACTGCCTTCGCGAGGCCGGCATCGCTTTCCTCTTCGCCCCGTTCTTCCATCCGGCCCTGAAACACGTCATGCCCGTCCGACGTGCGTTGGGCGTCCGCACCTGTTTCAATATCCTCGGCCCACTCTGCAACCCCGCGGGCGTCCGGCGGCAGCTCATCGGTGCCTTCAGCAAGGACGTGGCACGAATGATGGCGCATATCCTGGTCGAACTGGGGTCCGAGTCGGTGGTCTGTGTGCACGCCCACGACGGGCTGGATGAAATCTCGCTTTCCGGTCCCACCACGGTTTTCCGCCTGACCCATCCTGGTGAACCCCTGTCCGAGCACACCATCTCCCCCTTCGACTACGGGATGGCCCCCGCACCCCTGTCTGAAATCCTGGGTGGCGATGCCGCACGGAATGCCGCCATCGTTCGCTCCATACTCGAGGGCAAACCCGGTGCTCCACGTGACATCGTGGTCCTGAACGCTGCGTTCGCCTTGTTGGTATCGGGCACGGTGACCACCGTCCGGGACGGCCTGGATCGGGCCCGGACGGCCATCGATTCGGGTGCGGCCGCCGAGGCCCTGGAACGCCTGGCCGCCGCAAGCCACGCGGCCCCATGA
- the trpC gene encoding indole-3-glycerol phosphate synthase TrpC, translating to MSASILDRIVADTRAALPKRRSDRPVRALESMDGFARTPLSLAQAVRHTHVSEGMAIIAEAKKRSPSKGLLRDPFDTRAIVRTYTDNGAAALSILTEPLYFGGDPAFLEAARLETGIPLLRKDFIVDPYQVVEARAWGADAILLIATILDRHQAGELVAAATELGLSVLMELYDAHELDRLDVDTLDVMGVNSRDLHTFEVDLPAAIRTLSALPDHVVRVAESGISSPDDINLLRDNGIHAALVGEAFMRAEDPGHALAHLLGRQPYSQI from the coding sequence ATGAGCGCTTCCATCCTGGACCGGATTGTAGCCGACACCCGCGCAGCGCTGCCCAAGCGACGTTCAGATCGGCCCGTGCGTGCGCTGGAATCCATGGATGGATTCGCCCGCACGCCCTTGTCCCTGGCCCAGGCCGTACGCCATACTCATGTGTCGGAGGGCATGGCCATCATTGCCGAAGCCAAGAAAAGGTCTCCCTCGAAAGGCCTCCTGCGGGATCCCTTCGATACGCGCGCCATTGTCCGAACCTATACGGACAACGGCGCGGCTGCGCTTTCCATCCTGACCGAGCCCCTGTATTTCGGTGGAGACCCTGCTTTCCTGGAGGCCGCCCGACTGGAAACCGGCATCCCCCTCCTGCGGAAGGACTTCATTGTCGATCCCTATCAGGTTGTGGAGGCCCGTGCATGGGGGGCGGACGCCATATTGCTCATTGCCACCATCCTGGATAGGCACCAGGCCGGTGAGTTGGTTGCTGCAGCCACGGAGCTCGGTCTGTCCGTCCTCATGGAGCTCTACGACGCCCATGAGCTGGACCGCCTGGATGTGGACACGCTCGACGTCATGGGGGTGAACAGCCGGGACCTTCACACGTTCGAAGTGGACCTCCCGGCGGCCATCCGTACCCTGTCGGCGCTCCCGGATCACGTCGTGCGTGTCGCAGAAAGCGGGATTTCCTCTCCCGATGACATCAACCTGTTGAGGGACAACGGCATCCATGCAGCGTTGGTCGGAGAAGCCTTCATGCGTGCCGAAGACCCGGGACACGCATTGGCCCACCTGCTCGGCCGTCAACCGTATTCCCAGATTTGA
- a CDS encoding phosphoribosylanthranilate isomerase, with the protein MTQIKICGIANLADARFAAGAGADFLGFVQHPESPRYIEPRKAREIIDWVYGAKPVGVFVNRRPFDVNAIATEAGFEFVQLHGDETPEMCQDLDFPVIKAIRVRPEWSANAIEDAVGPFSDVVDYVLFDTWDAALFGGTGKPFDWSVLSHASLPVPYFLAGGLTPDTVADALSACTPFGVDVSSGVEEAPGQKDFGAISQFVEAVRP; encoded by the coding sequence ATGACCCAGATCAAAATATGCGGCATTGCCAACCTTGCCGATGCCCGCTTCGCAGCCGGCGCCGGGGCTGATTTCCTGGGCTTTGTCCAGCATCCGGAGAGTCCCCGCTACATTGAACCGCGCAAGGCCCGAGAGATCATTGACTGGGTCTATGGGGCCAAGCCAGTCGGTGTATTCGTGAATCGACGTCCGTTTGACGTCAATGCCATTGCGACGGAAGCCGGGTTCGAGTTCGTGCAGCTCCACGGAGACGAAACGCCGGAGATGTGCCAGGACCTCGATTTCCCTGTCATCAAGGCCATCCGTGTTCGACCGGAGTGGTCGGCGAATGCCATTGAAGACGCGGTCGGACCGTTCTCGGACGTGGTCGATTATGTCCTGTTCGATACGTGGGATGCGGCACTGTTCGGCGGCACGGGCAAACCCTTTGACTGGTCCGTGCTGTCCCATGCTTCACTGCCGGTTCCTTACTTCCTGGCGGGCGGGCTGACACCGGACACGGTGGCCGACGCCCTCTCCGCCTGCACGCCCTTCGGCGTGGATGTGAGCAGTGGTGTCGAAGAGGCCCCGGGGCAGAAGGATTTCGGAGCCATCTCACAATTCGTAGAGGCCGTACGCCCATGA
- the trpB gene encoding tryptophan synthase subunit beta: MNSLTQPDATGHFGPYGGRFVPEILMPALEELTHAWQAAKTDPEFQATLDGLLADYVGRPTALTFAERLTEHFNGPQIWLKREDLCHTGAHKINNTVGQILLARRMGKSRIIAETGAGQHGVATATVCARFGMECIVYMGAEDMERQRLNVLRMELLGAEVRPATSGSQTLKDATNEAIRDWVTNVQDTFYIIGSVVGPHPYPAMVRDFHTIIGRETAAQLKQKTGRDAPDVLLACVGGGSNAIGLFHPFLDVPDVRCIGVEASGEGLDGRHAATLTLGSPGVLHGAMSYLLQDQEGQVQLAHSISAGLDYPGVGPEHSWLKDSGQVEYVSATDREALDALQLVSRLEGIIPALETAHAIAHLPALARELGPDAIVVVGCSGRGDKDMGTIAQHMTSPSHP, encoded by the coding sequence ATGAATTCATTGACCCAGCCCGACGCCACCGGCCATTTCGGCCCGTACGGTGGCCGGTTCGTGCCCGAAATCCTGATGCCGGCGCTTGAGGAGTTGACCCATGCCTGGCAGGCTGCCAAGACGGATCCGGAATTCCAGGCGACGTTGGACGGCCTGTTGGCCGACTATGTGGGTCGGCCGACCGCGCTCACCTTCGCCGAGCGCCTTACGGAGCATTTCAACGGCCCGCAGATCTGGCTGAAACGGGAAGACCTCTGCCATACCGGAGCGCACAAGATCAACAATACGGTGGGGCAAATCCTGCTGGCGCGCCGCATGGGCAAGTCCAGGATCATTGCCGAAACCGGTGCCGGTCAGCATGGTGTGGCCACGGCAACCGTGTGCGCCCGCTTCGGGATGGAATGCATTGTCTACATGGGCGCCGAAGACATGGAACGGCAGCGCCTGAACGTCCTTCGCATGGAGTTGCTGGGTGCCGAAGTCCGACCCGCCACCAGCGGCAGCCAGACGCTGAAGGATGCCACGAACGAGGCCATCCGTGACTGGGTGACGAATGTGCAGGACACGTTCTATATCATCGGCTCCGTGGTCGGTCCCCACCCCTATCCGGCCATGGTCCGGGACTTCCACACCATCATCGGGCGGGAGACCGCGGCGCAGCTCAAGCAGAAGACGGGACGCGACGCGCCCGATGTCCTGCTGGCATGCGTGGGAGGCGGCTCGAACGCCATCGGCCTGTTCCACCCGTTCCTGGACGTCCCCGACGTCCGTTGCATTGGCGTGGAAGCCTCCGGCGAAGGTCTTGATGGCCGGCATGCAGCCACGCTGACCCTGGGCAGCCCGGGTGTCCTCCATGGTGCGATGTCCTATCTGCTCCAGGACCAGGAAGGACAGGTCCAACTGGCCCACTCCATTTCAGCCGGCCTGGATTACCCGGGCGTAGGTCCGGAGCATTCCTGGTTGAAGGATTCCGGGCAGGTGGAATATGTGTCTGCCACGGACCGGGAAGCACTGGATGCCCTCCAACTGGTCTCCCGGCTGGAAGGCATTATCCCGGCCTTGGAAACCGCGCACGCCATCGCCCACCTTCCCGCCCTGGCACGTGAACTCGGTCCCGACGCCATTGTGGTGGTCGGTTGTTCGGGTCGCGGCGACAAGGACATGGGCACCATCGCGCAACACATGACTTCCCCGAGCCACCCATGA
- the trpA gene encoding tryptophan synthase subunit alpha: protein MSRLSTAILAARPALGIFLTAGFPSRADTLPVLRAIEDGGADFIELGMPFSDPLAEGLPIQRSSKRALEDGMTMQRTLDMAAAFRAESTLPLLLMGYANPVLRYGPGNFFRACRSSGVDGVILPDVPLEEAPRFTSEAAANDIDFVFLVSPTTSNARMQQIDQHASGFVYAVSVNGITGTALGDADSTAAYLKRARTHIVQNPLMVGFGIRNHDDVVRLSPSTDGCIVGSALVGQIEQWWDERPDATPGERLDAVRTFVHSLKNG, encoded by the coding sequence ATGAGCCGCCTTTCCACAGCCATCCTTGCGGCCCGGCCGGCACTCGGCATCTTCCTGACCGCCGGCTTTCCGTCCCGCGCGGACACCCTGCCCGTCCTGAGAGCCATTGAAGACGGCGGCGCCGACTTCATTGAACTGGGCATGCCCTTTTCGGACCCGCTGGCGGAAGGTCTTCCCATCCAGCGCTCCTCCAAGCGTGCCCTCGAAGACGGCATGACCATGCAGCGGACCCTCGACATGGCAGCTGCGTTCCGGGCTGAAAGCACGCTCCCGTTGCTCCTCATGGGCTATGCGAACCCTGTTCTCCGATATGGCCCCGGCAACTTTTTCAGGGCCTGCCGGTCTTCCGGAGTGGATGGCGTCATCCTCCCGGACGTGCCGTTGGAAGAAGCCCCCCGGTTCACATCCGAGGCAGCAGCCAACGATATCGACTTCGTCTTCCTCGTATCCCCCACCACGTCCAACGCGCGCATGCAACAGATTGATCAGCACGCCAGTGGATTCGTGTATGCCGTTTCGGTCAACGGGATCACGGGCACGGCGCTCGGGGACGCCGACAGCACCGCGGCCTATCTGAAACGTGCGCGAACCCACATCGTGCAGAATCCTTTGATGGTGGGTTTCGGTATCCGCAACCACGATGACGTGGTCCGTCTGTCGCCCAGCACCGACGGATGCATTGTCGGTTCGGCCCTGGTCGGACAGATCGAGCAGTGGTGGGATGAACGGCCGGACGCCACGCCGGGCGAACGTCTGGATGCCGTCCGTACCTTTGTCCACAGCCTCAAGAACGGGTAA